Sequence from the Melanotaenia boesemani isolate fMelBoe1 chromosome 21, fMelBoe1.pri, whole genome shotgun sequence genome:
attggttaaatttcatagaatttttatttattattacttttgtgagattcaagttatttctgtgaccattgtgatattttctttcattaaccgaagggtaccaacaattttgtccatgactgtatatatatatatatatatattagctatagtaataattaatatttgttattattattatgacaaTTATGTATGGCTGATTCACAtatctgccatctagtggtggaaagtggtaacagATTTAAGCTTTCTTTTGGAGCCACACGTAGTGCTTGtgtcaatttttttaatttgatgcttAGAGGTTTAATTGAATTACATTGttaaaaactcaaaatattTTAGATGAATGATTCATTTATagattcatttttcattcatatttctgTCAAACCTGCAGGGAATCCAGATGGCTATGGTTGGTGCTAATCAGTGGAGGGGAGGCTACAAGTGGTACACAGGACACACACTAACAGGGTCGTATGAACCCATGGTTATGGAGCCTGACAGTTATCTTGGTGAGAATGTTAGATATGACTGTATATGTACACAACTCTATGGCGCCACTACTAAAGTTATACTTTGACCTGGAGAGCTTCAACACGTTTTGTCTTGTTAGGGAAGACTGGTCATTTTGATCAGTTTACCAAATTGGAAATTTTGTTCTCTGCAGaggtaataaaaatatttgtacataaaaaagaaatcttcaaaataaaacaacaaaaaatgtgtattgtgtgtgtgtacacaacTCCACAGGATTGTGTTGGAGAAGACCGCCATGTAGGTAATTTTTTTAAGGCAATaggttattttaataaatggaacgttttgttctttttatagGGACTAAAAATGTTATTATGTACAGAAGATTCTGCAGGATAAAAACGCTTTGTCCTGACTGGCCGAACTGAGATATTCACCAATGCTATTAACTACAACTGTTAGAAAGACAGCTCTGGTGTCTAGGCGCCAGCGAGCACATTCCAGAGGGTGAGCAGACTTGTGTGCCTTGTGTTcaagaaaccacacacacagacatacaagaACAAAGTGGctataattattatttgtaCTCATTGTGTTGCTGTGCTGTACCAAACCTGAGTGAGAAGCAAATCTTGGACTGGATGAACCTGTATGAATCGCCTTTCCTTATGTTCTGACCAACACTCCAGTGACACACCCACAACATCTCCTTTACCATACGGCCCATGTACGCCTTAACTATTTTACAACATCATCATTAAATTGTAGGCTACTCCATGGCTGTGGCTACAACTGCAGATGGACAACTGACCATCATTGGTGCTCCAAGATATCAACATAGAGGAGTTGTGATGGTGGTTTCcagagacaaagacaaacaaaaacttgaGCCAAACCAACATGAGGTGAGTATTTACCACTAAGATGGTCCTGAAAGAcctgaaacacattaaaaatctatattatacatataaaatGTCTTTCACAGATCCAGATTGGTGAATATTTTGGGGCAGAGGTTTGTACCATGGATTTGAATCTTGACAGCTACACTGATCTAATCATCATATCTGCTCCGATGTACAAGGACTCTGATCGAGAGGGACGAGTTTACGTTTGCACATTGACCTACTTGGTAATTAGCAGCTTCATCTAGAGACATTCAGTCAATTTACttgttatattttcttctttttaataagcCTGAAACTCTCCCTCTTCCTGACATGTTCAGCAGAATGTCGAGTGCCATTTTGAGTCTCCACTAGTACTAAAAGGGGCTGCTGACAGAGGAAGGTTTGGGTCTTTTCTCGCTGTTCTGCCTGATCTAAACAACGATGGATTTAGTGATTTGGCAGTTGGAGCACCTTTGGAGAACGATGGTCAAGGCAGCATCTACATATTCCATGCTGAAGGAGGCCAAAGAATCAATCCTGCTTACTCACAGGTGAGCAAGTGTAAAAGCTGAAAgaatttcttccattttctactTTTGTGAAGTAAATAATCTACTGTTGCACAGAGAATTGCTGCCTCTGAGGTTCAGTCAGGACTAAAGTTCTTTGGCATGTCGATCAGTCAGTGGAGTTTCGATCAGAGTGGTGATGGTCTGCCTGACTTAGCGGTGGCTTCAAAGGGCACAGTTGTCTTACTGAGGTGAGTCCTGctcttagcccagattttgtttgaacatgaACTTTTTAATAGTGATTAGTTATCATTTAATGTTATGTATAAACAGTGTCcattactaaaacaaataagttgtttttattgttttcaacattgtgcagtgtgataataataacatgataactgaaatataattaaacatgttacatttctgtcagagggggtgGGGCAactttcaaaactcaacatatcaggaccacaaaggctcatgggaaatgcagattcagctgaaacgTAACCTTTTGGGATTGCTGTGCTAAAACtttgagttatgtgctttacGTCCTatgttatgtttacatttagacaatGTTGGAAAGTTCTGccctgtttgaattttaaagttggtaCCATGAGTGAGACGGACATAAACCGGAAGAAAAAGACCGAtatcgtataagatagctgtcaaaaagacgtatgcatgattctaagatttgtagtcgtatttttgtgttaataaaagttttgtacacaaatcaaggctgtcatatatgtgcgtctggtcaattttgtggattaggagttgttttatgtgagtatgaatcttaaagctgtgagtgcaaaatcttgtgaatacaactccaatttctacgaagacaaagtctcctattctgtgtggacacgaattcacgtttttgggtacgagtagaaaagtattcagatgacgtcacaagggaggagtaatctatctgccgattgtacaaaacacaacaagctccaatttcaaagatggctgaagaaattgcagcgggaggagctaccggctcaagtgaagcatcacaggtaagatgttcaagcggtctttatttatatattaaagaaaaacatactattttcaataatattctttgatttaaagacgtactgctatagtttgccatgtcgggtagtgctagcattagaagctggcttgtgctattagcattgatgtagcgtggaaactataaaatgtttattcttagacaatgtcgattgaaatgcgacttttatggatttattaattacgctatttagtcgatcagtctgtcctcgccaatcctcttttccatttaccccactcccttcgcccgccgaagctgaggataaatcaatccatgtaccggtgaataaccgtatttattatatatgtcatgatatgcatatttatgtaatcttctctgccataaacacgaTATTGCGGGGGTTGCGGGGGCGTTTGAGTGACGTGACCTGGGACGCCGATGGAGTGAAGAGACTTAATTCCTCAACCAGCGGAGCACCGTTGCTAGGGGCATTGGCGTCCCTAGCAACGGTGCTCCGCTGGTTgatcagatgacaaagatgatgcTCAGGGAGGAAATATGCCAGATATTTGCCCTATGAGGTTTTACGCGGTACTTAACCAACTTCAGAGTAATAGTGATGGTTAAAGAAATCCATTGCAACTTTCTACTGGGAGGAATTAAGTCTCTTCACTCCATCGGCGTCCCAGGTCACGTCACTCAAACGCCCCCGCAACCCCCGCAATAtcgtgtttatggcagagaagattacataaatatgcatatcatgacatatataataaatacggttattcaccggtacatggattgatttatcctcagcttcggcgggcgaagggagtggggtaaatggaaaagaggattggcgaggacagactgattgactaaatagcgtaattaataaatccataaaagtcgcatttcaatcgacattgtctaagaataaacattttatagtttccacgctacatcaatgctaatagcacaagccagcttctaatgctagcactacccgacatggcaaactatagcagtacgtctttaaatcaaagaatattattgaaaatagtatgtttttctttaatatataaataaagaccgcttgaacatcttacctgtgatgcttcacttgagccggtagctcctcccgctgcaatttcttcagccatctttgaaattggagcttgttgtgttttgtacaatcggcagatcgattactcctcccttgtgacgtcatctgaatacttttctactcgtacccaaaaacgtgaattcgtgtccacacagaataggagactttgtcttcgtagaaattggagttgtattcacaagattttgcactcacagctttaagattcatactcacataaaacaactcctaatccacaaaattgaccagacgcacatatatgagagccttgatttgtgcacaaaacttttattaacacaaaaatacgactacaaatcttagaatcatgcatacgtctttttgacagctatcttatacgataGACCGACCACCAGTCAAAACCTTTTGACACTGTATCAGGGGTAGTGGTCATAGTTACTGACATACTTATTAACACCTTCTTAGTTCTGCTGATTGCAGTCCTGGATCCTAATCTGTTGTAGTTATTTAAGTTGACTTTCCATGGAACTGATTTAGTGtgatttattcttaatttgAAAGAATCAAACAATTTGTGTGAAAGTGATTTAAGAGAGTTTGTTCAAACAAATAggcgctatataaataaaatgggtTAGGTGAACTAATGGGTTAGAGTAAAGTCTAATGGACGCTTAAGTTGATATAACTTGATGTTTagtttcagcatttgtaaaaaataaagtggtTTAAGGCAACAAGTTTTCACAGAAATTTCtagtaaactcaactaatcAAGGATTAGAGtgtctttttataatttatgatAATTTTAGCTTTTCCTTTACaatcttaatatatatttaaacaataaaatgttctttttagatcAAGGCCTATAGTGATGGTGGAAGCAACTGTGTCCTTCAACCCAAATGAAATCCCAACTCAAAATGTGGACTGTTCAAATCCCCTGAAGAACAAAGCTGAAATCTGCTTTACTATGAGCAGACACTCTGAAGTGAACACAGGTTCATCCTTCtcctcatttttatttccactgacATTCTTGTATTTGTGTGCATTTCTATATAAcattagcctcatagcataacTGCCTAAGTcaaattttaaggttttattggTAATGATGGAAAGTCAATCAGCAGTATTAGGAGAGTACAGTTAGACAGATATTGTAATTTagccaaaatatgacttagACATTTATGCTATAAAGCTAACAATGAAAGATATTCTTGTATGTTTCAGCTCAAGCACAGATTAATTACACTTTTACGCTGGATGCTACCAGGAAGACCCCAAACAACCGAGCTTACATCAGAGAGAAACTACGAGAGGAGACTGGATCATTTGTTCTGGACTTAAAACGTCGACAGTGCAGCAGTGTGAATTTTTTCATTGAGGTAGAGCCTAATGAGTTCAGAATAACTGAtctaaagaaaacagatttaatatttcaaaaatatattttgctttAAGTCTTATCTTGCTTTGTCATAATGTTTCCCTTCTCTTGTTGCAGGCTTGTCCAGAAGATATTCACAATCCACTTATGAACGAGTTCAGATTCACCTTCGATGGTTTACCTTCTGACACAAATCTTAAACCAAGTCTCGCCCAGCAGGCTCAAACAACAACCTTTCATCCAGTGAGTAACCTTtaaacacacttcattaacaTTACATTTCCATTAACAGCTTTCTTTTTGTCACTACGTTTTCTGCATAACTGATATGTTGACATGAAAGCAGTTGAAGAGCTTCACATGGCTCCAACATCTCCAGGATTCATCATAAATCCTGAACAGTGTTCGTTTCTTATTACCCTCTGATCTAATGTTTTTAACATCTTGTTTTCACAGTTAAGGTTTCAGATCAACTGTGGTGCTGATGAGAAATGTGTTGATAATCTGAAAGTGGACTTCAACTTCACCaggtaaaaaagtaaaacttggaaacataaataaacagttgGGCatgcttttagtgttttagtAATAATGGTATCTAAATCTGTTCTAATTTACTCAAATGCAATGTTCTGTGTAGGCATAGTTCAGTAATCcatgttattacattttaatgcttGTTTGTACAATTTCTTTACACACATAAagtacttttcatttcattattgatgACGTAACAACTAATTAGCCAATTGATTTTGATTGGCCTGACTAGTCAACTtcaaaaatgatgtaaaataccATCCTTAATAATAAACGTCTCCAAGCTATAAGAGCAATCGAACCAAAACAAGGGCCTACTTACCTTGATTTGGCAGCACTTTGTCTGCACACCTGGAAACTCCTTGAAAACCTTTAgtgaaacaaattaaacatgaagTTTTCATTTCTGATCACAGAGTTACTGAAATAATATATGAATGATGTgtggtgtttgcatgttctACCCATGTGTAAAGAGGACACACATGGGTGGGTCCTCTCTGGGTTAAGTGGTGGTCCTAGGATAGGACCTATCTAGTTCTAACCAGCATGATAGCATTACCATTGTCAGCATTCGTGTGGAAACAATGCTGCGTTGACAACAGTtttgattttctctttcattcttgTTCATCTTCATAATCTCTCAGGTCCTCAGTGATTGCGGTTGGCATTGATGGGCTTTTGGATGTGACGGTCTCTGTGGAGAACAGGGAGGAAAACTCATACAACAGTCTTATTATTCTCACATACCCAGCTGGTCTCTCTTACAGGAAGTTTTCAGCTCTGCAGGTCAGACATCAGGATCAAGTCTGTTTCCTCTCTGATCAGCTGCTCTCCAAGTCACATCAATGCTTTGTCTTTTAATACAGGGAAGAATTCAGTGCAGCTCTTTGGACAGTGAAGATGGAGTAACTCGAGGAAAGACAGACTGCACTATTGACAAACCAGTTTTCAAAAGCAACTCCAAGGTTGGTTTGTTGCACTGCTGCAGACTGTTGAGTCAGAAGAGGAGGCGTCTGATCTCTGGTTTCTTTCATTTCCAGGCTGTCTTCATTGTCTCCTATGGGATTGGAGCCAATAGTCAACTTGACAGGAAGATCTTTGTCACTGCAAACGCCACCAGGTACAGTTCTTCAGCTGACGGTGCAGCAATTTAgaatatgaatattttctataaacATTTCCATCTTAATCTTTCAGTGGGAATCAGGAGCACTCCCCTTCAAGTGAACTCTACAAGAGGAAAAAGATCGATGTGAAATACAGCATCTTTGTTTCAGTTGAAAGGTCTGTGTTTCAtagttaaatcaaaataaatttaaaagtgatGCTATTTTTTTGCTCCAGTATATAATGTTTACAATGTCTCTTTAGCTCCTTCAACTACTGCAATTTCACTTTTGGAACAAATAATTTGCAGAAACCAGTCCAACAATCAATCAAGGTGAAAGATTACTTCTTCCAGTAGTATCAGTACTATCTTCTAGTTTACTGCTATGTTTCAGACCTGATGCTTTATTATATTCTGAAACTTTTCTTTCTCACCTTCTCAGGTTACAAATAGCATCAGagcatttaatttcattgtgGTGATCAGGGTTCCTGTAAAGCTCGGTAACAAAGATATTTGGGTGGATTTGAGCAGTCTGCAGGTAAATATAGAGAAACCTTTAATTACTAACCTTAAAAAAGCCTTAAATGTACCTTAGACATGGCAGTATGTGGTAAAATGAGGAGCAGTTCCAGTAGTGACATaaatcaactttattgtcaGATTGCAGACTGTCAACGAGACAAAGATGAAGAACCTGTTGTCACTGATATTGTTGCTcagataaaggaaaataaaatagtggtaagtatgtttttataatgtgcCTGTTTAAATGTATATGTTAATAAATGCACATTACTGTCCACTTCACTGCAGCTTTCTATGCATGTGTCCACCACAGGACTGCTCTGTAGCCAAGTGCAGAGTGTTTAGGTGCAGCCAGTTCATGGGAAGAAAGGAGAGTAAGACGTATACAATCTCTGCCAACCTTAGTTCAGCATGGATAGAGCAGGTAAATATGAACTGGATGTGGTAAGTGCAACTGGTCCTGATTACAGAACCAGTAGACTGTTCATGAAATTTTAGACACTAAAAATCTAATTATCAATCAATAccaatttatttctaaagcacttttaaaacaactgtGAGGATGACCTAAGTGCTCCAGGATATTTTTAAAACCTAACAGACACATGGaccaaattttaaaaacatttaaaacaaagatagTAAAAATAATGCTACAAGAATaagaaatgataataaaagGGTAGATTAAAGTCTAGTAATATCACAGTCAACATTTAACATTATGGTCTTCCAGATGGTCAATCATTACATGGTTTTggattcagtaaaaaaaaaaaaaacattgaatatATGCTTTTGTCTGCTTGTATTAGTTAAAAATCTGGCAGTAGCATTTTGTACTAGATGTAGAAAAGCAATGGAGgcctggaaaaaaaagcacattgcAAAGGTCGAGTCAAGAGATTATAACAGCATGTGTCACTGTTTCAAGGTTATATTTGGACAAAACCAGCTTAATTTTAGATAACTCcctcaactgaaaaaaaaaaaaaaagacaaaaaaaacaggacatgaccacattatttttttttttatttattttttcacacagATTGGACTTCCATCTGCCAAATTCCTCTTAACCAGCACGGCCAGTCTGGAGTATGACAGAGACCAGTACATCTTCTACTCAACAGCAACTAATAACAACCCACCTGTTCACAAAGTGATTAAAcattagtctttttttaagatttatattatttaactaaacagcttgaattaataaaaactctGTCTCCTCACCTCCCAGATTGAGACAGAGGTAGAAGTGTTTCCTGTACCAGATTTCACCAAAGAGATTGTAGGAGGTTCTCTGGGAGGGTTGGCTTTTCTAGCTTTACTCACTGCTGGTCTGTATAAGGTGAgacactttttttgttgttactttGTTGGTTAATTACATTGATTTCCAAATAAAGTAAATTTGTATATATTGTCAGTGATGATtgatatatctatatatctttgaattttaaaatccATTCTTTATTTACCTGAATTTATGAACtaagatttatatttttatttatttcctttttacttaTAGGCTGGGTTTTTTAAGAGCAAATACAATGAGATGATTAATGAAGATGGAAAAGGAGCCACAGAGACAGCAGCTGATGGAGGTGCACCCACAGGAGAATAAAAATCTTATTATTCTTCATCTCAAAGAAACCACCCATTCCCCACATCCAGTATTTTCCATTTGTACCATTAACCTGTTGACTGCAGCTAACTACAAAACCAACCCATCTTactatttcaggaaatctctaTAAATGAAATATCTATGCCACCACTTTAAGAAACcagcctgtgtgtttgtgaaatcTCTCACTGGGCCAGACTGGGACTAAAGTCGGGCATAAACTCCCTCAGGCCGCCCCAACTCATATACTGTACACatatgctcacactcactcaaGTTCACActtgcaaacacacatatagCTTAAGTAATCACCAGAGCTCATTATTCTTTGTCGACCAACTTTCACACAAAACTATAAGCCAGGGGTGCGCAAAGTAGGGCCTGCGGGCCTACCTGGAAATATTGGCTCACATCTCAATGACATACTCACCTTGTCAGTCACCTCTCTAGTGTTAGCAATTGGATTTGATGaacatgcagtgtttttctttttgttgattacaTTTTGCACTATATTTAGTTACAATTTACTGTCTGCAATTtgcctttattgttattttgccaTATTGATGTTTGTAGTGTGTTATTTGCAGTGAGGACAAGAATGCATTTGCATGcattaacaataattaaaagaaccacgatttacatttatttgtgtttcacccCTAAAATCATTGTGTTTGGCCTGCGGTTCACTGGTACATTTTCACTTTGGCCCATGGATGcaaaaagtttgggcacccctgctatAAACCCTCTCCCCTACCCTCATCAACAGGCTGAATACTACAGTGACAATACCAGTCCTATGTTAATGATATGATGTTATGTTGAGctaaacatgtttatatataattttttaagcaATTTATTTAGATGCTAAATATGCTAACACCAATATTCATACAACAGTTA
This genomic interval carries:
- the LOC121632831 gene encoding integrin alpha-M-like, producing the protein MDWMISTTLFLSVLKAALCFNIDPLAWKSLQNPAAGFGYQVVQRRSDLLVSAPLQQYSGHRRGQIFRCTTERCQSLQVPVPEFAVNMSLGLAMTYDPITEKTAACGPTIPKDCKSITMYSGVCIEIEKYDRIGPPVPSSFEECRAQADIAFLLDGSGSVSPQDFERMKTFVTKLIESLLGKNTQFSITQFSENPEIHYDFKGFDPNNWRQQIQQLWQIGGGTFTAEAITHVVENVFLTSRGSRSEVEKILIVITDGESQDSDNLEGAIKKADSKNIVRFAIGVGSAFSPSNPGALEELRIIASKPQENHVFEVKTFEALEKIRQNLQDKIFSIEGSQTSGESLKLEMSQEGFRAAYMPEGIQMAMVGANQWRGGYKWYTGHTLTGSYEPMVMEPDSYLGYSMAVATTADGQLTIIGAPRYQHRGVVMVVSRDKDKQKLEPNQHEIQIGEYFGAEVCTMDLNLDSYTDLIIISAPMYKDSDREGRVYVCTLTYLNVECHFESPLVLKGAADRGRFGSFLAVLPDLNNDGFSDLAVGAPLENDGQGSIYIFHAEGGQRINPAYSQRIAASEVQSGLKFFGMSISQWSFDQSGDGLPDLAVASKGTVVLLRSRPIVMVEATVSFNPNEIPTQNVDCSNPLKNKAEICFTMSRHSEVNTAQAQINYTFTLDATRKTPNNRAYIREKLREETGSFVLDLKRRQCSSVNFFIEACPEDIHNPLMNEFRFTFDGLPSDTNLKPSLAQQAQTTTFHPLRFQINCGADEKCVDNLKVDFNFTRSSVIAVGIDGLLDVTVSVENREENSYNSLIILTYPAGLSYRKFSALQGRIQCSSLDSEDGVTRGKTDCTIDKPVFKSNSKAVFIVSYGIGANSQLDRKIFVTANATSGNQEHSPSSELYKRKKIDVKYSIFVSVESSFNYCNFTFGTNNLQKPVQQSIKVTNSIRAFNFIVVIRVPVKLGNKDIWVDLSSLQIADCQRDKDEEPVVTDIVAQIKENKIVDCSVAKCRVFRCSQFMGRKESKTYTISANLSSAWIEQIGLPSAKFLLTSTASLEYDRDQYIFYSTATNNNPPVHKIETEVEVFPVPDFTKEIVGGSLGGLAFLALLTAGLYKAGFFKSKYNEMINEDGKGATETAADGGAPTGE